TCTTGCCGAACCGGGATCCGGCCCGGCTCAACGGGCAAGAACTATCTTGATATCAAGATACACGATGTCGAGCGTCCTCGCGCGGGGGCGCTCAGCGCACCAGCCGCGCGACGCACTCGACGTGGTACGTCATCGGGAACACGTCAAAGCGACTGAGCGTGGCCGCGATCCCTTGCGGCCGACTGCGATCATCGTCCCGAAGTCGCCTTTGACCTGCGGAGATGCTGATCTTCTCGCCTGAAGTCGTCGGCACGCCGTTGCGCACGTTTGTGAATCAAACCGAGCCCAATCCGAGCCCTCGTGCACGCGAGCGCCGACAGGCGCAAATGACAGCAACGTCAGGCCCCGCGGCGGGCGCGGGCCTCGAGGTACTGATCCATAACTGCTGCCGGCATCCGAGCTCGGTCGGAACGACGAATGTCGAGATGCAGCGAAGATGAAAGTGCCCATGAGTGTTCCACAGCTCGCGCTACGTCGACCTGGGCGCTTGGCCGTCCCGGAAGGGGATCCGCTTTTGGGGCCGGAGTCACCATCGCGAGTCGACGGACCGTGGTGACAGGCCAGGCTGGGGCGAAGGTCCTGGTGCTGGCCCTGACGGCGGCAGGGACCGAAAGCGGTCGTCGTCCATGGGTTCGTCGACCGCCTCGATCCGCAGCTCGTGTCCGGAGCCGGGCGTGCTGCCGCCGATGGGTTCGGTCAGTACACAGACGCCGGTGCCAACGTCGAGGCGGACTCGACACGCCTCCGGGTACTCGTCGAGCACGACCTTGTCGCCGGCACCGGACTCCGCTTCCGCAACGTCGACTTCACGAGAGCACAGTAGCGAGCAACAGGTGCAGCGCGGCTCGTAGGCCGGCGTCGGCCGCATGATCGCCTCCCATGCCGGGCGGCCGGCGTGCTGGACTTCGGCGACCGAGTCGATTTCCGTGCCCGGGAGGCTGGCGTCCGCGTCCGGGCTGTGGCCGTCGGCCAGTTCAACCGGGTCCAGCATCGCCACCCAGAAGTAGTCGCGGTACATGGGGGCGTCGTAGGAGGTCTCGGAAGGAAACCTATCGGGTCGCGCGCTCACCAGGCCATCAGCGCGCAACAGCGGCTGCGGTGCATCCGGGGTCGTCCACCACGGCAGCGTCGCGGTGTGTCGGTCACCGTCGGAGGTAAGGACGCCGACCTGCTGCGGTGACTCGTGAACGACCTGCACCAGGGCGCCATCGAGCGTCTCCACGCGCAGCCGGTCCGGCCGGCGCAGCCACGCCCGCAGCTCCTGGGCCCGCCACGAGTCGCCCGGCCAACGCGCGGTGAACCGCAACGTCGACCAGCGCCACGGCGACGAGCGGGCCAGCGCGGCAAAGTCGTCAGCGAACAGAGCGACCACACGGACAGTCTGCTCGGCAGGACGGCCGGGCACGAGCGAATTCCCCGGCCGGGGCGCACACGACATGACGACGCCCTGGCAGCGCGCCGCGACCGGACGGCAATGGCGGTGGCAAGCGTCACCTACTCCGTGCATGCGATCAACGTTCGATAGCGGATCCCGCTGTGGTCACGCTGCGCGTGACGATCGGCTTGCGGTGACCGTCACGGCATCACAGGTGCACACGGCCTCAAGGAGATCGCGGTGACGGAACCGGGGCCGGAGCGACATCGGGACGTGGACTCCCTGCTTGAATCGCACAGCAGCGCTTTGCCCGGAAGAGCGGAAGAGTCTCAAAGGGGAATGCTCTGCCCCCCGGCAGTGATCTTCGGCCGACCGGACTTGCCGGGCTAACAGCCGGACGTGCAGCAAGCCCCTCCGGGCCTCCAGATCGACGTCGCGGAGAGTCACTGTCACTGATCCCCTGCGGTTGTCGGAGCACTCGCCTACCCTGCGTTCATGAGTAAGGAAAGGCCCTCTTCCGATCCCATGTCCCGCTACGAGCGGAAGCGCTGGGACGAGCTGCAAGGGCACTGGGAGAAGAAGGCCCAGGGGCGGAAGGCCGTACTCCCGCCTCGAGCCCGGGTTGCGCTCGATACCACAGTGGAGGTCACGAAGAACACCGCTTCGAAGGCCGGCAAGGCGGTGGCAGAGTGGACCCCGGAGAAGGTGAAGGACGTCGCGGGTGCGGCCGTTGATGCCGCACTCGTGCCGACCGTCCATCACGTCGTGCAACTGCTCGAACTGCTCAATGACTGGGTGGTCGAGCTGACCGACCCGGATGCGGTTCTGAAGTATCACCAGGAGAAGGGCCGGGGGGTGGAGTCGCTGGAAGACCTGCGACGCCTGGACCTTGAAGAACTGGAGGAGCTGACTACCGGTATGGCGCTCAAGTGGGGCACCGTCGGCGTTGGGCAGGGGGCGAGTTTTGGTGCGCTGGCCATGATCCCCGTGCCCGTCCTCGGCAGCGTCTTGGCTATCGGGCTCGACATGATCGCCATGCATGTGCTCACGGGCGCCATCGCCACCCGCATCTGTTACGCCTACGGGTACGACGCCGCCGATCCGGAGGTGCGGCACATCATCGATCGCATGGTCGCCCGGGCCTACAAGAACCAGGTGGTAAAGGCTGGCTCGGTGAAGAAGGCCAGTGCCGCCTTTGACGCGGCGAAGGGCCGGGTCAACTGGAGTCAGAAGCTTCGCGATGACCACCGCCTCATGGCCGCGGTCGAGAAGTTGCTGAAGAGGGCGGGCGACGGGAAGCACGTGCCCGTCAAGAGCGCCCGGATGGGTATGCCGGTGATCTCGGTGTTGGCGGGTGCCGCGACGAACTCGCACGTGTTGGGCGATGCCGCGCGTCAGGCGCGGCACTACGGCGCGACCGTCCTGCTCGCGGAGAAGCACGGCCTGGAGCTTCCTCCGAACCTGCGCCGCAGCCTTGAGTCCGACGAGGACCCAGCCGTCGAGTAGCGAGATCGGCAAGCGGAGTGTGCCACAGCGGGGATCCCGTACTGGTCACGCTCCGCGTGACGATCCCTGATCGAAGCGGGCCTGTCCGTGGCAGGCGTGGACCGAGCGCATGGCGGCATGAGCGGTCACGCGAGGCCGAAGACCAGCGGCCTAGGGGATTTGCGCCACGACCGCGACTACTTCCGCATTCCCCGACGTTCCGGAGCCATGTCGTCGGGCATCCCTACGCTGGGGGCATGACCTTCACAGCCGTTCACCGCGCGCTGGGGGCCTCCCCGGCACCGTTGACGAACGAGTTGCTCGATGCTGCGGTGACCGCCGGCGTGGTGGAGACGAACGACTTGGATTGGAAGTCTGAGCTGCCGCGGGCGAAGGGACTGCCGCAGACGGACTTCCCGAAGGATGTCGCCGCGATGGCCAACAGCGGTGGAGGAGTGATCGTTTACGGCGTTCGCGAGTCGCAGAAGGCGGCGACGGAGCGGGTCGACGTCGGCGAGTTCGACGAGGCGTATGAGCGTTCCCTGCGTAGCGCCGCGATCACCGCCATCTCCCCACCCGTGTTCGGCCTACACGTGCACCGCCTCGGAGACGAGGGCAAGCGTGCCGTCGTGGTGGAGGTCCCGGCGAGCATCGACGGACCCCACCTGGTCTACAAGAACGACTACTTCGGTGCGCCCGTTCGCAACGACTCAGACACCGCGTGGATGAAGGAACGCCAGATAGAGGCAATGTATCGCGCGCGGTTCAACGAACGGCGCCACGCCACCGAGGCGCTGGACAACCTCTTCGCCGAGGCAGTCGGCGGTCGCGACACCGACAAGCGAGCATGGCTCATCGCCGTGGCCCATCCTCGCGTTCCCCGATTCCACGATCGGCTCTCCCGTGAGGAGGCACGCGACGTGCTGTCCAAGACGGAGAAACTAGCCCTGACCTACGCAGGCCGGGGCGGGGTTCACCCCCTGGAGAGCGTGGACCGGAGCAACCCTCGACCGGGCCTACGCCGCTGGGTCGCAGTCAACACCGCCACCGGCGAGCGGTCGACGTGGAAGGAAGCGTGGCTAAGCATCCATCACGACGGCTCGACCACCCTCGCGGCCGCGGTCGGCGGGCACCGCGTGACGAGCGACGGCTACTTCGAAGGCTCGCAGGTCCAGTCGGCAGCGATCGAATGCGGCATCGCGGATCTCATGGCGTTGATCCGCGCGACCGCAGAGGCCACCGACAACGACGAGTACGAAGTGCGGGTCGGGATCGAGTGGGCCGGCGAACAGTCCCTGACGATTCTGACAACGGACAACTCCGGCCTCACTTACGAGGGTGTCTCCACCCCGCTGCATCGCTACACGCCTGTCGAGACCACGGTCAACGCGGTCGAGTCCTCACTGGAGTACT
The genomic region above belongs to Mycobacteriales bacterium and contains:
- a CDS encoding EcsC family protein → MSKERPSSDPMSRYERKRWDELQGHWEKKAQGRKAVLPPRARVALDTTVEVTKNTASKAGKAVAEWTPEKVKDVAGAAVDAALVPTVHHVVQLLELLNDWVVELTDPDAVLKYHQEKGRGVESLEDLRRLDLEELEELTTGMALKWGTVGVGQGASFGALAMIPVPVLGSVLAIGLDMIAMHVLTGAIATRICYAYGYDAADPEVRHIIDRMVARAYKNQVVKAGSVKKASAAFDAAKGRVNWSQKLRDDHRLMAAVEKLLKRAGDGKHVPVKSARMGMPVISVLAGAATNSHVLGDAARQARHYGATVLLAEKHGLELPPNLRRSLESDEDPAVE
- a CDS encoding ATP-binding protein translates to MTFTAVHRALGASPAPLTNELLDAAVTAGVVETNDLDWKSELPRAKGLPQTDFPKDVAAMANSGGGVIVYGVRESQKAATERVDVGEFDEAYERSLRSAAITAISPPVFGLHVHRLGDEGKRAVVVEVPASIDGPHLVYKNDYFGAPVRNDSDTAWMKERQIEAMYRARFNERRHATEALDNLFAEAVGGRDTDKRAWLIAVAHPRVPRFHDRLSREEARDVLSKTEKLALTYAGRGGVHPLESVDRSNPRPGLRRWVAVNTATGERSTWKEAWLSIHHDGSTTLAAAVGGHRVTSDGYFEGSQVQSAAIECGIADLMALIRATAEATDNDEYEVRVGIEWAGEQSLTILTTDNSGLTYEGVSTPLHRYTPVETTVNAVESSLEYYWLVHDLAQDCVNQGGISNVRMIQPPERNDQQ